CACCATTGCCTTTTACCATGGCCGGGCGGAGGAGTATGCGGGCAATTTCTCCTATTTCCTGAAGGAAAGCGTGCTGCGGAAGGAAATCCTGCTGCGCCAGAAAAAGGCCCAGGACCGGGAAATAGCCAAGACGAAGGAGTTTATTGACCGCTTCCGCTACAAGGCCACCAAGGCGTCCCTGGTGCAGTCCCGCATCAAGCAGTTGGAAAAAGTGGAGCTGATTGAGGTGGAGGAGGACGACGCCGTGATGAATTTTCATTTTCCCACCCCTCCCGCCGGAGCGCATTCCGTGGTCAGGCTGGAGAAGGTCTCCAAGCGTTACGGCGCCATTTCCGTCTTTGAAGATGTGGATGTTGAAATCGTGAAGGGGGACCGCATCGCCATTGTGGGGGTGAACGGCGCGGGCAAGTCCACGTTTTCCCGCCTCATTTCCGGCGGGGAGGAGCCCAGCTCCGGCAGTGTGACGATGGGCCGCCATACGCAGATCGCCTTTTTCTCCCAAACCCATGCCGATGACCTGGACCCGGAAAAAACGGTTCTGGAATGCGTGGAGGCGGCAGCCACGCGGGAATCCGCGCCCATGGTGCGCAACCTGCTGGGCTGTTTCCTGTTCCGGGGGGATGACGTGCACAAGCGTGTGGGCGTGCTTTCCGGGGGTGAACGCTCCCGCGTGGCGCTGGTGTGCATGCTGCTGCATCCGGCCAATTTCCTGATTCTGGACGAACCGACGAACCACCTGGACATCCAGTCCCAGCAAGTGCTTCAACAGGCGTTGTCCGAATATCCGGGCTCCTACTGCATTGTTTCCCACAACCGCAGCTTCCTGGACCCCATTGTGACGAAGGTGCTGGAATTCGTGCCGGGAGAGAAGCCGCGCGTTTACATAGGCAACGTTTCCGATTATCTGGAAAAGGTGGAGCGGGACCAGGCCCTGTCTTCCTCTGCCGCGTCTTCCGCCTCCGGGGCGGGTGAACCGGGAGCCGGAGTGGACCGCAAGGCGCGCAGGCGCATGGAGGCGGAAATCCGCCAGAAAAAGACGCGCCTGCTCCGTCCCCTCCAGGAAAAACTGGAACAGTTGGAAGCGGAGATAGCGCGTCTGGAAACGGAAAAGACGGAGATTACCTCCCAGCTGGAACGCCCGGAGGTGGCGGCTGATACGGAGGCGGTCATGGAGCTTACCTCCCGCTTCCAGCAGGCGGACCGCCAGTTGGAAACCTGCTTCACGCAGTGGGCTGATCTTTCAGAGAAGATTGAGGAGACGGAAGCCCGCATTGAAGAAGAGGCGGAAAGAAACGTTT
This DNA window, taken from Akkermansia muciniphila, encodes the following:
- a CDS encoding ABC-F family ATP-binding cassette domain-containing protein, which encodes MVLAVQNLRVQYGARVLFNDLSFTIEDGERIALAGHNGAGKSTLMKCIAGLNEPDSGSIIKARNTQVGYLPQEGIHVRGRRLIDEAMSAFADLMDLQKRIDALTKEMAELDPRSAAYSEVLNEIGELELVLHAHDSARLRPRTESILRGLGFKDRDFERDCGEFSGGWQMRIALAKLLLREPEVLLLDEPTNHLDIQSQRWMEQYLRTYRGAIILISHDVALLDSLVSRTIAFYHGRAEEYAGNFSYFLKESVLRKEILLRQKKAQDREIAKTKEFIDRFRYKATKASLVQSRIKQLEKVELIEVEEDDAVMNFHFPTPPAGAHSVVRLEKVSKRYGAISVFEDVDVEIVKGDRIAIVGVNGAGKSTFSRLISGGEEPSSGSVTMGRHTQIAFFSQTHADDLDPEKTVLECVEAAATRESAPMVRNLLGCFLFRGDDVHKRVGVLSGGERSRVALVCMLLHPANFLILDEPTNHLDIQSQQVLQQALSEYPGSYCIVSHNRSFLDPIVTKVLEFVPGEKPRVYIGNVSDYLEKVERDQALSSSAASSASGAGEPGAGVDRKARRRMEAEIRQKKTRLLRPLQEKLEQLEAEIARLETEKTEITSQLERPEVAADTEAVMELTSRFQQADRQLETCFTQWADLSEKIEETEARIEEEAERNVSGN